One stretch of Macrobrachium nipponense isolate FS-2020 chromosome 16, ASM1510439v2, whole genome shotgun sequence DNA includes these proteins:
- the LOC135195367 gene encoding protein GVQW3-like — MSERIGQRYCIKFCYKLGDTQVQTIQKIQQAFGDEAMGITQIKEWYNRFEDGQTSVESKPRSGRPSSSRNEEFVENVRRIVEDDRRITINEITEEVGISTGSVHTILMEDLAMRRVSAKFVPKLLVEQQKQLRLEIAQTCSFCPLDPSLSGQKQHSTCSAFSLLSRHGTL, encoded by the coding sequence ATGTCGGAGCGCATCGGTCAGCGTTACTGCATTAAGTTCTGCTACAAGCTTGGTGATACACAAGTGCAAACTATCCAGAAGATTCAGCAAGCCTTTGGCGATGAAGCCATGGGAATAACACAGATAAAGGAGTGGTATAATCGCTTCGAGGATGGACAAACCTCAGTTGAGAGCAAGCCACGGTCAGGCAGGCCATCCAGCAGCAGAAACGAAGAATTCGTTGAAAATGTTCGTCGAATAGTGGAGGACGACCGTCGTATAACCATCAACGAAATTACTGAAGAAGTAGGAATAAGCACAGGATCAGTTCATACAATTTTAATGGAAGATTTGGCCATGCGACGAGTGTCTGCTAAATTCGTTCCCAAGTTGCTGGTGgaacagcagaaacaactccgCCTGGAAATTGCACAAACCTGCTCATTCTGCCCACTTGATCCAAGCTTATCTGGCCAAAAACAACACTCCACTTGTTCGGCATTCTCCCTACTCTCCAGACATGGCACCTTGTGA